The genomic segment TGGAGATTTGCCTGAACGACCTTGAGAACGACCACGCTGGCATTCCTCTCAAGATTTCCGAGCCTGTGGTCGGTTACCGTGAGACGGTGCAGGCCGAGTCGAGCATGGTGGCCTTGTCCAAGTCGCAGAACAAGCACAACCGTCTGTACGTGACGGCTCAGCCTATCGATGAAGAGCTGTGCAAGGAGATTGAGACGGGCAAGGTTAACCCTCGTGACGACTTCAAGATCCGTGCGCGTCACCTTGCGGACAACTATGGCTGGGATGTGACGGATGCCCGTAAGATTTGGTGCTTCGGTCCTGAGACGACTGGCCCGAACCTGCTGGTCGATGTCACGAAGGGTGTTCAATACCTGAACGAAATCAAGGACTCGTGTGTGGCTGCATTCCAGTGGGCCACGAAGGAGGGTGTGTGCTGTGAGGAGAACGTCCGTGGTGTCCGCTACAACATTATGGATGTGACGCTTCACACGGATGCCATCCACCGTGGTGGTGGTCAGATCATCcccacgacgcgtcgtgtCTGCAATGCCGCTGCCCTGCTGGCCCAGCCCGGTCTCCAGGAGCCCATGTACCTGGTCGAGATCCAATGTCCCGACACGGGTCTGGGTGGTATTTACTCGACGCTCAACAAGCGTCGTGGTCAGGTGTTCAGCGAGGAGCCTCGTGTCGGTACGCCGATGGTGACGGTCAAGGCCTACTTGCCCGTTAGCGAGTCGTTCGGCTTCAATGGTGACCTGCGTCAGGCCACGGGTGGTCAGGCTTTCCCTCAGAGTGTGTTTGACCACTGGGCCGTCATGAACGGTGACGCTAGCGACAAGAACGGTAAGCTCTACGAGCTTGTCAAGTCGATTCGTATCCGCAAGGGTCTTAAGGAAGATGTTCCGGACCTTAGCGTGTACTACGACAAGCTCTAAGCATGCACACGATGTGTGCGGCTACCCGTGCATAGATGGATGAAAAAGTCTCTTGTAGGTGCATGTGACCGCTTTTGAAACCATGGTATGGTAGGCACTACAAGTGGCACTCTTAGCGCTCTAAATTAATGTTGGCACCGAAGCGCGCGTACAGCAGTACTTTGAGCTCGCTCATGCCCTTCTCGCACTCGTCCATACGTGTCTGTAGCCGCTCCAACTCATCGTTTGTGCGCTTCGTATCTTTCTCGAGCTGAACCAGAGCATCGCTTTGGGGCATATCGACGTATGCTTCGCCCACTTGGTACATGACCGTcgcgtcttcgtccatGAGCTCCAGCTCCATGGACAGGTCATCAAGGTCTTCACGTTCTCGTCGGCGTACCTGAATCTCTTCCTCGATGTCTGTGAATGTCGCATGTAGCCGACTAAACTTGTTGATATTCTGCTGGTCTTCCCATGTCACCTCGACGTCATTATTCTCCTTTTCCccgagcatgcgcatcgtaGCAGGCTCGCTACGAGGtcgtcgcggccctcgcGGCCTGTCCTTGCATGGCTTAGTCAGCACACCAGGTTACTACCTCACTGCCTGAGCGGATTCTTACGTTGTGCCTCAGCATGTCGTCGAACATTGACCGGCAGATGCTGAAGCAGTGCCGCGAATACATACTACAAGAAGACTGGGAGAGCGCATTATCCAAAGCGAACAGTATCCTTGAGTTCCATGCCACCAACTATCATGCCCTCGTCTTTAAAGGCCTGGCCCTTTTGCATATGAAAAAGAATGTCGAGTCCGAGAAGACCTACATACAAGCGTGCAAGCTCGACCCAAACGCGCCACTTGCATGGCAGGGTCTAGAAAAATCGTATGAGATGCAGAAAAACTGGCCTAAGCTTATGCAGCTGTACGAAGATTGGGCTGATGCGGCATGTGCTCAAAGCCATACCGACGTCTGTGCTACGGCCCTGTCTAAATGGGTGCGCATTGTGCGCGAACATGGCACACCCGCGGAGATCATCCATGCTTTGCGCCAGTTTTTACCGACGTCGAAATACTATGCGCTGCTATACACGCTCCCTGCACCGGATCAATCTGCGCCATTCTCGACGCCGTATTTTGAGGCTCAAATGCTGGTGCACGGCCACAGTCTTGCGAATTCGTATGAATTACTACAAAGGTGTTTAGATCATGATGACAAGGTGATCGAAAGCACGTTTGAGGCCCAGAAAAACTCCATTCACGCCGTGAAGGGTGGAATCGATGCGCTCAGGGACCATGTATATGTACAAACCATGCAAAAATCGCTTGTGCCTGAGCTGTATGAATACATTCTCTCGCATCCATACACCGATGatgcgacgcggcgcaggatTCAAtcgaagcagctgcagctctACGAGAACCTTGCGTGCCGAATACCAAAGCGTGGACCGTACGCAGACCAGGACTTGCGCGAGGAAATGCAAGGCAAGGCCAAGGCTTTGGCGCATGACCTTGTTTTGCTCCGCATTCCGAATGAAACAGCATGGCACATTGAGCTAGAATGGAGTGACTATGCACTTTCTGACCTTCCATTCGAGACCTTGAGGACATACCTGTCTGTATTCCCCGAGGACGCCGCCTATGTGCCCACGATTCGTGCCATACTGAGTCTCGTTCGCGACCCCGCGTTCCTGCGAGATTCTCAGCCAGCGGAagacctgctgcagctggccTTGTTGGGCGTGACGAAGAACAAGCCATCGGTCCTGGCCCTGCGTATCGCGACGCTCCTGTATCTACAAGACCGCGACTACGAAACGGCGCTTCAATACCTGCAGCGTACGGATGCGCGCCTACGCAGGCTCTGTAAAAGCACGGGCTGCCATTGCAAGCGTGTAAGCGACGACTTGTCAGCGCAGTACGCTGTTGTATTCGCCTATTATCAAGCGCCTACGCACCATAAGGCGGCGATCAAGCATGCCAAGCATGCCCTGCTCTCCGCTACGGCGCATCAAGCCGATATTTTGTTGGCCCGCGCCTACGTCCACGGCAGCGCAGGAGAATGGGAGAAAGCTCGGGACGATTATGCACAGGCCAAGCATTGTCCCCTGGGGCCCACGCATGTCGATGGCCGAGATATTTCGGCCCTCTGGCTCAACGCCGACGTGCATGCTGAAGCTGAAGCTGGTTACGCTCAGGCGCTGTATGAGTTGGGCGACTTGGATGCCGCTCAGCACGCGTTCGAGTCtctgctcgcgcagcacgacgaggctgCACATCCGCTGGGTCATGCGTTTCGTTCGCGGCTGTGGCATGGCTATGGTCAGTGCTTGTGGGCGCGCGGTGGTGAGTATCGGACGCTGCCAGAGCATGCTTTCCGCTGCTTCTTCCAGAGTATTGAGCTGTGTCCGACCTATGCACCCGCGTTTACGTCGCTCGGCATTTTCTTCCAGGAAGCGGCTTCACCGCCTGATATGTCGCGTGCGTGCAAGAGTCTGCAGCGAGCGATTGAGCTTGACATGCACGAGTACGAagcggcgaggcgcctACTCGAGCACTATGCGAATGAAAAAGCCTGGGATGTCGTGCATACGATTGCTCGGCGAGTCATCATAGCCGAGTGCGGTGTGGACATCGTGCAAGGCTCTATATCGGGCCTACAGCTGACGACGCATCCGTGGGCATGGCAGGCAGCGGGCATGATGGCGCTTATGCAGCGTCGGGCGGAGACGGCTGTGGCTGCCTTCCAGGTCTGGATCCGTGCTGAGCCAACGGATTCCGATGCATGGATTAGTCTGGGTGAGGCGTATGTCGAGTCGGGGCGTTCGGTGGCCGGCCTGAAGGCATATGCACGCGCACGGGCGCTGCATGACGAGCAGGAAACGTGGTACATTGACTTTCTGATTGCCGATGCACAGAGGCGGTTGGGACGCTACGAGCTGACTatcaagctgctggaagGCATTCTAGAAGACCGACCAACCCAGGTCGGTGTCCGTGTCCACCTGGCCGAgacgatgctgctgcaggctCAGCACCTGCTGTCCCGCAGCTACAGTTTCCGCAGCGTTGTCATGATGCATCGTGCGATCCATCAGGCGGCGCagtgcatcgagcacgacgcgcggctgcgctcggcatggaAGGTCGTGGGCGATGCATGCTTTGCTCtctcgcgcatcgacatgcCTGATGCGCATCCGCGCGAACATGCGGTGCAGCGCCTCATCGTTCTGCTTGACCAACTGGCCGTGGACCATCGCATGCCGACCGTGCGAGTCGTGCAGTCGGCGCTGCTGTCGCAGCTCACAAATGGCGTCTTGGAGCCTACTGTGTACGTCGAATGCGCGGTGCTGGTGTTCAAGTACATGGCGTATTTGTGTGCTAACGATGAGCATGGCTGCGTGCTCGCGTGGGCCGATCTCGCTACGTCGCTGTGTCGCATGGCAttgatgctgcgcgcctcgaACATGTCCGACGAGCCggacgagcgtgcggaACAGGCACGCCGCGAGGCGATCCAGTGCACCAAGGTGGCCATGAAGCTGCGTCCTATGGCACGCCTCTGGCTGTTGCTGGGCCACCTGCACTTTGCGCACAGCCCCATGTATGCTCAGCACGCCTACATCAAAGCGCTCGATATCAACAAGGAGAGTCCGGTGGCATGGACCAATCTGGGCTTCCTGTACCTGAGTGTGGGTGACGCCAGCCTGGCCGAAAACGCGTTtgcacaggcgcagcgcatcgcaccGATGCTGCCCACTGCCTGGTTCGGCGCGGCCCTATTACACAAGACGTACACGCACAGTCCCAAGATGTATGTCCGCCTGTTCGAGCAGGCGTGCTTGCTGTCGGACTGCTCGCTGTTGGAGGCCGACTATGGCCTTGCCGAGGCCGTATGGACGTCGTCTAAGCGGCCGCCCTGCACGCCCGTATCGCCGATCCTGGCGCGTGGACCGATGAttgcgctgcacacgtACATGGCGAACCGCCCGCATGACGATACcgcgctgcatctgtgTGCCTtgctggccgagcagctgggCTACACGACTCTCATGGCCCGCAAAATGGAGCGTGCGTTCACGCTGGTCGAAGGCAAGTTCAGCGAGACTGAgtcggcgcagcacacaCTGCGCTTTGGCATTATCAACATGAATCTGGGACGCATGCGTCTCGCGAGTCTCGATGCACAGGGCGCCATGGACCATCTcgagctggcgctggcgttGCTCGAAGATTTGGGagatgcgccgcccatgccgtCCGTGCGTGTCTGGTGCCACATTGGCGTGGCGTGTGCGCAGTGCTTGATGGGCGACTATGAGGAGGGCATGGCCGGTCTGCGGGCTGTTACCCAGTCCCTTGCTCTGTCCCTCTTGCCTGACGACCAAGTGCCGCGGATCCACGGCTGCGTTggcgtgctgctcgcgcgcttcggCTGGCACGCTGGCTTGTCTGTCTCTGATCTCGCTGCGGACCTGGATCAGGCCCTGTCCGTGGCACCCCATGACCCGCTTCTTATTACGACTCGTGCGGCCCTCGAAGCCGTGCATGGCCGCGTGATGGAATACAATGGCGTGCTGGGCAAGTACGTCACGGCTCTACCACCGCATGAACAGCTCACGCTGCGCAACACGCCGCAGACGGCGATGCTGAGCATGATGCATCTCGCTGCTTCCTTTGACTTGCCGACTGTCCTGCAGCATCTCGCACGGACGTATACACGCCCCGATAATACCACAACGCTGCTCGTGATGGTCGCACATAtgcacctgcgcctcgcAGCAGGCTGTCGGCAGAATGGCACGCCCATCCCACGTCTTCCGATCGAGAGCGCCCACGGCGAAGAGCAGACGGACAGCGGTACCTTGCTGGATGTGGCACGCCACGTGCAGCAGATCGTCAGGGCCCGCGCTGTGGACGAAGGCGCCGAACACTGGGCCACGATCCAGTGGATCCTCGCCCTCGCCGAATACCTCACAGACGCATCAACGCCATCCTGCGTACCTCATGccgccaaggccgtgcACCTCGCCCCTTGGGACACACATACgtggcaggcgctcgagacggtGTCACCACGTGCTTAGTCATAGACCTACTCTCCTACGTCCTCTCATCATGTCGGTGGGGCGAGTcagcgctggcgcaggcaTGGTGCTTGTGCTGCTAGCGTGCACGCCGTCATGCTGGCGCATGCTGTCATATATCGACATGGCATATCCAGCCCTCGTTGTATCGATTTGTCTGAGTGTCGCGGCATTTTTCGTGACGTACGGCGCCATCGAATACTCTCGGAACGCGTTTGCTGCACAGGGCCTGAACGGTGTGGACCTGCTTAAGCGCGACTTTTGGCCCCCGCATACCAAGCCGCCTATCGTGCCAGAAGCATTAGGCCTGCCCTGCGCGGCTGTATACTTGCTGGCCCTCGTGGTGTTTATCCCGTTCCGTTACTTCGGATCGAGCATGTACGGCCTGCCCATCGATGTCGTGGGACGCGGGGCTAGTGCGCCAGGTGTGCATCAGGACCTCGCGTCGTTCCTATCCGCGCTATTGTCCATTTACTCGGGCACTCTTTTGGGCTTtgtggacgacgtgctcgatATTCGATGGCGGCACAAGCTGCCCATTCCTTTGCTCAGCAGCATCCCCATGCTGGTCGTGTACAtggcaggcggcggctctACCAGCATTGTCGTGCCGGCGTGGCCGCCTCTGCTTCGTCAGACCCTGGGCTGCAGCTCAGTGCATCTGGGATGGCTGTACTACGTATTTAtgatgctgctggccaCATTTTGCACCAACTGCATCAATATCCTCGCTGGCATTAATGGCGTCGAGGTCGGTCAAGCTCTTGTGATTGCCGTGAGTGTGTGCATTAACGACGTCCTGTACCTGAATATCCCAGGCGTGATCCGCGCTGCCTGGGAAAGCTCATCGGACACACCGTCACCGTCACACATCCTTGATGGATATCACGGCAGCACAGATCTCGTCGTGCGCCATTTGTTTAGCCTGCATCTCCTTGTGCCATTTATCGGCACGAGTCTCGCCCTGTTTCTTTGGAATCGATACCCGGCGCGCGTGTTTGTGGGCGACACGTACTGCTACTTTGCCGGCATGGTACTGGTATCATGCGGCATTCTGGGCCACTACTCCAAAACGCTGCttctcttcttcttcccgCAAATCTTCAACTTTGTGCTGAGCTGCCCACAGCTTTTTGGCCTCGTGCCCTGTCCTCGTCACCGAGTTCCGTTTGTTGATACAGAATCACGGACGCTCTACCCATCATGTGTGCGTCTCACGGAGCATGCACTTCCCACGCGCCTGATGTTGGCCTTGTTGGAACAGTTGGGCTGCGTACAGCGTATTTACGACGAGTGCGGCCAGGTCGTCGGCACCACCAATCTCACACTACTGAACGCCTTGCTCGTTCTACGTGGCGTGCGCGTGGCGCCTGCATCCAAGGCAGATCTCATTGCATCGAGATCCAAAACCGATCCTGTGCTGCGCCCCGCGCCTGTGAGGCATACCTTGTGTGTTTCTGAACACACTCTCTGGTACTATACCATGGGCGTTCAAGCGCTAGGGTCGGCGATGGCATTTATGGTTCGATACTGGCTCTCGTCCATTATTTTTCCCGCTACATAGTCTCGAGATACGCCTTGAGCTTGGCAAGCGCACGAGAACGGTGCGAAACGACATTCTTTTCGTCTGCATCCATTTCGGCAAACGTCTTGCTGGTGCCGTCGACTTCAAAGATAGGGTCCCATCCAAATTTGTTCGGACCACGAGCCGGTACTATACGGCCAAGCGTTGTGCCCTCAAACAACATGGGCTCCGCATCCGGACCTGCACAGTACGCAAATGTGCAGATAGCTGTAGCAGCCTTGTCATCGAAGCCAGCAAGCATGCGGTTCAGGCCATCGTGTCCCAAGTTACCTAGAAAGTCTTTAATGTAAGGACCTGGCAGACCATTCAGTGCATGAAATGACAGCGCAGTATCCTCCGTGATGCAAGGTcccttgagctgctgcgcagcagAACGACACTTGGCCAATGCCACTTGTTGGGTCGTACCTTGGATTTCAGGCACTGAAATTAGACATCAATAGGCCACGTACCATCAAGCGACTGAGACTCAAGCGTCCATGACAAATTGTCACTTTTTTCCAAGATCAACTTGACTTCACGGAGCTTGTTTTGGTTGCCAGTGACGAATGTGATCACTTTCGACATCGTAAAAGCAAAGGAACCCAGCCCACAACATCTCCACATCTAGCTATGTCGATTCAGCAGCGCCTTTTGGTTGTGGGTGGCAACGGATTTGTAGGCTCCGCCGTATGCAAGCAGGCCCTCTCTCGTGGATGGGAAGTGATCAGCATTAGTGGCAGTGGTCGTCCGTTTCGCACACCCCGTGGTCATGCACCGACCTGGACGACCTCCGACAAAATGCAGTGGCATAAAGCTGATGCCTTCGACAAAGATGCGTATCGTGAATTGGCCGCATCTTGCACAGCCGCTGTGCACACAGTGGGTATTCTAATGGAATCAAACTACAAGGGTCAAGAAGGTTCTTCTATGGGTGCAATAAGGGGTCTACTGAAGGGCTGGGGTCTTGCATCTTCCAACCCCTTGGCCTCTAATGGTCAGAAAGATATCACATATGAGCGCATGAATCGAGATGCAGCTATCTCTGTGGCCGAAACTTTCAAGGAagcgcatgcatccacaGAGAGCGACAATCCCCTTCCATTTGTTGTCATGTCAGCTGCGGATATCATGCGCCCTCTTATTTCGGCACGCTACACCAGCACCAAATATGAAGCAGAGCAATATATTGAGGAACATGCCGGCCACATATTACGCCCCGTGTTCATGCGACCGGGTCTCATGTACCATCCCCACAATCGCCCTTGGTCGACCATTCCAGCCACTATGATCGACCTATCGTACAACCTGCACAAGATGCATCGACGCTGGAAGGTACCCATTCCCTCTCCTGCGGATGTTCTTCGCAGTTCTCTTATCCCTGCAGCGTTCCACCCTCTCTCTGGTGCGCTGACTACGCCTGCTTTGCACGTTGATACTGTTGCCATGGCTATATGCGAAGCTATCAGTCGCCCTGAAGTTCGTGGCGCTCAGCTGTCCGAATCCATCCGTCAACTCGCTGGATGGCCAGCTGAGACCGATGCCGCGTAACCTCATAGCACCCCGGCGATGTCGGTAGGACCCGTTCGACATATTAGTCAAACCACGTGATACGACCATGCCTTGTGCCGCTGGGCGTTCGACAGCCCCAAGTTGTGCCAAAACGTCTCGCCTGGGTTGTGCTCCCTAGTTCGCTTCAGCAGCCATGTCTCTATGGGCTGGATTCACGCTGTACGTATACCTGGCCGATAGGATCTGACTATAAAGATACGTCTCACATGGTACGATCTGCTTAGTTTTTCTAACTTATTAGACTCGTATACGTTTATCCCCAACAAGAGCGAGCCAGGTCGCCAGGCTAAGAAGCTTATCATTGACCGGCGCGCGAACGCTATTCGTGTTGAACGTGCGTATACATTATCACTCACATTTCAGCCGTTGTTATAGGCGAGGAGGTGCCCAAGTATGAGAAGCAGTTTATCGTGCACGGTATCCTCGGTATGATCACGCTGCATACGTGCGACTTTCTGGTTGTCATCACGAACCGGAAGCGTGTGACCAGCATTCTCAACTCGACTATATATCTTGCCACTGATTTTCGTTTGCTTCCTGTGCTGAGTGATGCCAACCCGGCCATGCTGTCTCACCCCATTGAGAAGCAGCTGATTGCGCTCGTGAAAGAGTCGCTGTACTCGGGTCCTCTGTACTTTAGCTACGAATTCGACCTCACCAGCAATATGCAGCGCCAAATTCAACAAAGCGCAGGCAAGCTTGGCTCGGATGTTCCGCTCTGGAAACGTGCAGACGATCGTTTCTTTTGGAACATTCATCTCCAGGAACGTCTCATGACGCACGCTTCGACACACCCTGAAGAAGAAGTGTCGCCTTTCATTATGCCGGTCATGTTTGGTTTTCTCGAGGTGAAGCTAGCCCAGGTGGACAACCGCTCGTTTGTCTTAGGCCTCATTtcacgtcgctcgcgccATCGTGCCGGTACGCGGTACTTTTCGCGTGGTGTTGATACCAAAGGGAATGTTGCCAATTTCAATGAGACAGAGCAATTTGTACTTATGGACCCGCCGAGCTTCCATCAAACACACGACGTGGAAGACGTGGAAGGCCTCGTCCGCATGAGCTTCGTGCagacgcgcggcagcgtgccAGTGTACTGGGCTGAAATCAACAATTTGCGCTACAAGCCTGATCTCTTGATTCCGGACGACAAACACTCACAGTCTGCATTCGAAAAGCACATGACGAATCAGGTTTCATGCTACGGAAAGAACTACCTTGTTAACCTAGTGAATCAAAAAGGCTATGAGAAACCTGTAAAGGAGGCCTATGAAAATGCGATAACGAAGCTCGATCATCCTTTGGTGAACTACACATACTTTGACTTCCATCACGAATGCAAGGGTATGAAGTTTGATCGTGTTTCGCTCCTCGTGGATCACCTTGTGAAGCAGGGCCTGTCAAGTCACGACTTTTTCTCTCTTGACACCACTGGCGATCCACGTCTGCGTCTGCAAAAGTCTACGGTGCGCACAAATTGTATGGACTGTCTGGACCGCACAAATGTTGTGCAGACGACACTGGCACGCTGGGTCCTGAACGATCAGCTGCGCTCTGTTGGTGTATTGAAGCAAGACGACAGTGTGGAGAATTACCCCAAGTTCATGTACCTGTTCCGCAACATATGGGCGGATCATGCGGACGTGATCAGTAAGGCATATTCCGGTACGGGTGCTCTCAAGACAGACTTTACACGCACAGGTAAACGCACGACGGAAGGCATTCTACAGGATGGTGTCAACTCACTCACACGCTATGTGAAGAACAACTTCTTTGACGGCAAGCGACAGGATGCCTACGATCTTATCACGGGTGCATGGGATCCAAAGATATATGTGCCACGAGAAGACACGCGTGCTTGGAATGTGCGCCTTATGCCATGGATCATGTACCTTAGCCTATTCTTCCTTCTTGCATCTTTGTTCTTGCCAAACGGCAATTCTGCGCGCCCATACCGTCTCGAAGTGGGTTTTGTCCCTGTCTTTTCGATGATATGGATTCTTGTGGCCTTTTTCTCCTTGTGTTTCATCTggcagcacggcatgcagTACGTTGGTTGGCCCAAGCTGAACCGTCCTGAGGAACTCATGTACTACAGTATGTATCTATTCGACTAACATGCGCAGATGGACCGGGCTACTATTCCGGACTAAATGGTCGCGCTGGCACACCGACTGATCCCGAGGTCCTCAAGAAACAACAATCAGCGGCCAAGAAATTGGAATAAAAGTGCCATAGCTTCGTTAGGGGTTGATCCAGTTACGCTCGTCCGTAttgtgtcacgtgataaaGCCATCGAAGGGACGCGCCGTCCCCATGTATGGCCATTTACCTTACCATGTTCTGTGGGAGTACGTACGATTCACGCTAACGTATAGTCTCTGGCGAAGCTCCTAAAGAGCCGGTGGTGTGCAAGTCGAATGGGATTTTATACGAAAAACGGCTCATTGAGCAATATGTGGAAGAGCATGGCAAGGTACGTTGCTTGCCGTCAGACTGACACGCGACGCAGGACCCAGTCACTAATGAGCCTCTTTCGCTGGATGATATCTTGCCAGTAAAGTCATCGCCGAGAACTGCATTTCCGCGGCCGCCCACACACTCGTCTGTCCCTTCGCTCCTTATGGCTCTTCAGAATGAGTACGACGCGATTGTCTTCGAGACATTGGAGTTGCGGAAACAGTACGACACAGTCCGTCAGGATCTAGCGAATGCTCTGTATACAAACGATGCAAGCATGCGAGTGATTGCACGTTTGATGAAAGAACGCGATGAAGCACGTGAAGCACTTTCGAGTGTACACACGTCTCTGGGTATGCCTTCGTCGTCTGGTGCTCATGAGGATGTTGAGATGACACAGGCCGCCAATCCCACCATGAATTCAGTGACTTCCCTGCCCGTCAATGTAATGGAGCAAATTGACTCCACGGCAGCTGCACTTACA from the Malassezia restricta chromosome II, complete sequence genome contains:
- a CDS encoding UDP-N-acetylglucosamine--dolichyl-phosphate N-acetylglucosaminephosphotransferase, with amino-acid sequence MSVGRVSAGAGMVLVLLACTPSCWRMLSYIDMAYPALVVSICLSVAAFFVTYGAIEYSRNAFAAQGLNGVDLLKRDFWPPHTKPPIVPEALGLPCAAVYLLALVVFIPFRYFGSSMYGLPIDVVGRGASAPGVHQDLASFLSALLSIYSGTLLGFVDDVLDIRWRHKLPIPLLSSIPMLVVYMAGGGSTSIVVPAWPPLLRQTLGCSSVHLGWLYYVFMMLLATFCTNCINILAGINGVEVGQALVIAVSVCINDVLYLNIPGVIRAAWESSSDTPSPSHILDGYHGSTDLVVRHLFSLHLLVPFIGTSLALFLWNRYPARVFVGDTYCYFAGMVLVSCGILGHYSKTLLLFFFPQIFNFVLSCPQLFGLVPCPRHRVPFVDTESRTLYPSCVRLTEHALPTRLMLALLEQLGCVQRIYDECGQVVGTTNLTLLNALLVLRGVRVAPASKADLIASRSKTDPVLRPAPVRHTLCVSEHTLWYYTMGVQALGSAMAFMVRYWLSSIIFPAT
- a CDS encoding NAD dependent epimerase dehydratase family protein, with translation MSIQQRLLVVGGNGFVGSAVCKQALSRGWEVISISGSGRPFRTPRGHAPTWTTSDKMQWHKADAFDKDAYRELAASCTAAVHTVGILMESNYKGQEGSSMGAIRGLLKGWGLASSNPLASNGQKDITYERMNRDAAISVAETFKEAHASTESDNPLPFVVMSAADIMRPLISARYTSTKYEAEQYIEEHAGHILRPVFMRPGLMYHPHNRPWSTIPATMIDLSYNLHKMHRRWKVPIPSPADVLRSSLIPAAFHPLSGALTTPALHVDTVAMAICEAISRPEVRGAQLSESIRQLAGWPAETDAA
- a CDS encoding inosine triphosphate pyrophosphatase; translated protein: MSKVITFVTGNQNKLREVKLILEKSDNLSWTLESQSLDVPEIQGTTQQVALAKCRSAAQQLKGPCITEDTALSFHALNGLPGPYIKDFLGNLGHDGLNRMLAGFDDKAATAICTFAYCAGPDAEPMLFEGTTLGRIVPARGPNKFGWDPIFEVDGTSKTFAEMDADEKNVVSHRSRALAKLKAYLETM
- a CDS encoding prefoldin subunit 4, translated to MRMLGEKENNDVEVTWEDQQNINKFSRLHATFTDIEEEIQVRRREREDLDDLSMELELMDEDATVMYQVGEAYVDMPQSDALVQLEKDTKRTNDELERLQTRMDECEKGMSELKVLLYARFGANINLER
- a CDS encoding phosphatidylinositol 4-phosphatase, giving the protein MSLWAGFTLYVSHDSYTFIPNKSEPGRQAKKLIIDRRANAIRVEPVVIGEEVPKYEKQFIVHGILGMITLHTCDFLVVITNRKRVTSILNSTIYLATDFRLLPVLSDANPAMLSHPIEKQLIALVKESLYSGPLYFSYEFDLTSNMQRQIQQSAGKLGSDVPLWKRADDRFFWNIHLQERLMTHASTHPEEEVSPFIMPVMFGFLEVKLAQVDNRSFVLGLISRRSRHRAGTRYFSRGVDTKGNVANFNETEQFVLMDPPSFHQTHDVEDVEGLVRMSFVQTRGSVPVYWAEINNLRYKPDLLIPDDKHSQSAFEKHMTNQVSCYGKNYLVNLVNQKGYEKPVKEAYENAITKLDHPLVNYTYFDFHHECKGMKFDRVSLLVDHLVKQGLSSHDFFSLDTTGDPRLRLQKSTVRTNCMDCLDRTNVVQTTLARWVLNDQLRSVGVLKQDDSVENYPKFMYLFRNIWADHADVISKAYSGTGALKTDFTRTGKRTTEGILQDGVNSLTRYVKNNFFDGKRQDAYDLITGAWDPKIYVPREDTRAWNVRLMPWIMYLSLFFLLASLFLPNGNSARPYRLEVGFVPVFSMIWILVAFFSLCFIWQHGMQYVGWPKLNRPEELMYYNGPGYYSGLNGRAGTPTDPEVLKKQQSAAKKLE
- a CDS encoding superkiller protein 3: MSSNIDRQMLKQCREYILQEDWESALSKANSILEFHATNYHALVFKGLALLHMKKNVESEKTYIQACKLDPNAPLAWQGLEKSYEMQKNWPKLMQLYEDWADAACAQSHTDVCATALSKWVRIVREHGTPAEIIHALRQFLPTSKYYALLYTLPAPDQSAPFSTPYFEAQMLVHGHSLANSYELLQRCLDHDDKVIESTFEAQKNSIHAVKGGIDALRDHVYVQTMQKSLVPELYEYILSHPYTDDATRRRIQSKQLQLYENLACRIPKRGPYADQDLREEMQGKAKALAHDLVLLRIPNETAWHIELEWSDYALSDLPFETLRTYLSVFPEDAAYVPTIRAILSLVRDPAFLRDSQPAEDLLQLALLGVTKNKPSVLALRIATLLYLQDRDYETALQYLQRTDARLRRLCKSTGCHCKRVSDDLSAQYAVVFAYYQAPTHHKAAIKHAKHALLSATAHQADILLARAYVHGSAGEWEKARDDYAQAKHCPLGPTHVDGRDISALWLNADVHAEAEAGYAQALYELGDLDAAQHAFESLLAQHDEAAHPLGHAFRSRLWHGYGQCLWARGGEYRTLPEHAFRCFFQSIELCPTYAPAFTSLGIFFQEAASPPDMSRACKSLQRAIELDMHEYEAARRLLEHYANEKAWDVVHTIARRVIIAECGVDIVQGSISGLQLTTHPWAWQAAGMMALMQRRAETAVAAFQVWIRAEPTDSDAWISLGEAYVESGRSVAGLKAYARARALHDEQETWYIDFLIADAQRRLGRYELTIKLLEGILEDRPTQVGVRVHLAETMLLQAQHLLSRSYSFRSVVMMHRAIHQAAQCIEHDARLRSAWKVVGDACFALSRIDMPDAHPREHAVQRLIVLLDQLAVDHRMPTVRVVQSALLSQLTNGVLEPTVYVECAVLVFKYMAYLCANDEHGCVLAWADLATSLCRMALMLRASNMSDEPDERAEQARREAIQCTKVAMKLRPMARLWLLLGHLHFAHSPMYAQHAYIKALDINKESPVAWTNLGFLYLSVGDASLAENAFAQAQRIAPMLPTAWFGAALLHKTYTHSPKMYVRLFEQACLLSDCSLLEADYGLAEAVWTSSKRPPCTPVSPILARGPMIALHTYMANRPHDDTALHLCALLAEQLGYTTLMARKMERAFTLVEGKFSETESAQHTLRFGIINMNLGRMRLASLDAQGAMDHLELALALLEDLGDAPPMPSVRVWCHIGVACAQCLMGDYEEGMAGLRAVTQSLALSLLPDDQVPRIHGCVGVLLARFGWHAGLSVSDLAADLDQALSVAPHDPLLITTRAALEAVHGRVMEYNGVLGKYVTALPPHEQLTLRNTPQTAMLSMMHLAASFDLPTVLQHLARTYTRPDNTTTLLVMVAHMHLRLAAGCRQNGTPIPRLPIESAHGEEQTDSGTLLDVARHVQQIVRARAVDEGAEHWATIQWILALAEYLTDASTPSCVPHAAKAVHLAPWDTHTWQALETVSPRA